The Papaver somniferum cultivar HN1 unplaced genomic scaffold, ASM357369v1 unplaced-scaffold_107, whole genome shotgun sequence genome includes a region encoding these proteins:
- the LOC113328250 gene encoding DNA repair protein RAD51 homolog 1, which translates to MEQQQNRNMVEENIGEEEIHHGPFPVEQLQAAGIASVDVKKLKDAGLCTVEAVAYSPRKELLLIKGISDAKVDKIIEAATKLVPLGFTSASQLHAQRQEIIQITSGSRELDKVLEGGIETGSITELYGEFRSGKTQLCHTLCVTCQLPLDQGGGEGKAMYIDAEGTFRPQRLLQIAERFGLNGADVLENVAYARAYNTDHQSRLLLEAASMMVETRFALVVVDSATALYRTDFSGRGELSARQMHLAKFLRSLQKLADEFGVAVVITNQVVAQVDGSAMFAGPQIKPIGGNIMAHASTTRLALRKGRAEERICKVISSPCLAEAEARFQISTEGVTDVKD; encoded by the exons atggagcagcagcagaacagGAACATGGTTGAAGAAAACATCGGAGAAGAAGAGATTCATCACGGCCCTTTCCCTGTCGAACAGCTTCAG GCGGCTGGGATAGCTTCAGTTGATGTGAAGAAGCTGAAAGATGCTGGTCTATGCACAGTTGAAGCTGTTGCTTACTCTCCTCGGAAAGAATTACTTCTAATCAAAggaattagtgatgctaaagttGATAAGATCATTGAAGCAGCGACGAAGCTGGTTCCGTTGGGTTTTACTAGTGCTAGTCAACTTCATGCTCAAAGGCAAGAGATCATTCAGATAACATCAGGGTCAAGAGAACTTGATAAAGTTTTAGAAG GAGGGATCGAGACTGGGTCTATTACTGAATTGTATGGTGAATTCCGCTCTGGAAAGACTCAGCTGTGCCACACTTTATGTGTCACTTGTCAA CTTCCGCTGGATCAAGGGGGTGGTGAAGGAAAAGCAATGTACATTGACGCCGAAGGCACTTTCAGGCCGCAGAGACTCTTACAGATTGCGGAGAG GTTTGGACTGAACGGTGCTGATGTTTTGGAGAATGTGGCCTATGCTAGAGCCTATAACACTGATCATCAGTCAAGACTTCTTCTTGAAGCAGCTTCTATGATGGTAGAGACGAG GTTTGCCCTTGTGGTTGTGGATAGTGCTACAGCTCTTTATAGGACAGATTTCTCTGGAAGGGGAGAATTGTCAGCTAGGCAAATGCATCTTGCGAAGTTTTTAAGGAGCCTGCAGAAGTTGGCTGATGAG TTCGGAGTTGCTGTAGTTATTACCAACCAAGTCGTTGCGCAAGTTGACGGTTCTGCTATGTTTGCTGGGCCACAAATTAAACCAATTGGTGGAAACATCATGGCTCATGCTTCTACGACAAG ACTAGCATTGCGTAAGGGAAGGGCAGAGGAGCGTATCTGTAAAGTAATCAGCTCTCCATGTTTAGCTGAAGCAGAAGCACGGTTTCAGATATCTACAGAAGGTGTCACTGATGTCAAGGACTGA
- the LOC113327855 gene encoding B3 domain-containing protein Os01g0234100-like encodes MGEATLSAKARAEEIQSTLDPSIPSLIKVMLESHVVKGFWLGVPTKFCEAFMPKVRIKMTLVDEKGKNYKLNYIPEKTGLSGGWKGFSVDHKLRIGDAVLFQLVDLMTFKVVIVKGNGVADTDGGQDIDDGLTLLQLKARAQRRTPGDACKELKRETKTVAKRQRVGAAGKNLKPEEKPAEKRRRRAPSSVIHDENRSQKQPDDDNGDAVDSVVGDFESFTKIVKDLVGDSKLPEDVLEKYYKLCCTHNSFLHANLLPGCNSNLVAGMIIATVEIVHGIRSCKLRDTLNGEVAVWKNKLEAFEKLGMSVDFVFPRLNQLQKLSEKALIRHQYQQMYPE; translated from the exons ATGGGTGAAGCTACATTATCAGCGAAAGCGCGAGCAGAAGAGATTCAATCGACTCTAGATCCTAGCATACCAAGTCTGATAAAAGTCATGCTTGAATCACACGTTGTTAAAGGTTTTTGGCTA GGGGTTCCGACTAAGTTTTGCGAAGCTTTTATGCCGAAAGTTAGAATTAAAATGACATTGGTGGATGAGAAAGGAAAAAACTATAAACTAAATTACATTCCTGAAAAAACCGGACTTTCCGGTGGATGGAAAGGGTTTTCTGTGGATCACAAATTAAGAATTGGAGATGCAGTGCTGTTCCAACTGGTTGACCTTATGACATTTAAGGTTGTCATTGTTAAGGGAAATGGTGTTGCGGACACTGATGGGGGACAAGATATTGATGATGGTCTAACCCTTCTGCAACTGAAAGCGCGGGCGCAGAGAAGAACTCCAG GCGATGCGTGTAAGGAATTGAAGCGGGAGACTAAAACTGTTGCAAAGCGCCAACGTGTAG GCGCTGCTGGCAAGAATTTGAAGCCGGAGGAAAAACCTGCAGAGAAACGCCGCAGGCGTGCTCCTTCATCTGTTATTCACGATGAAAATAGAAGTCAGAAGCAACCTGATGATGACAATGGTGATGCGGTAGATTCAGTGGTTGGAGATTTTGAGAGTTTCACGAAAATCGTTAAGGATTTGGTTGGAGATTCTAAATTGCCAGAGGATGTATTGGAGAAATATTACAAGCTATGCTGCACCCATAACTCGTTCCTTCATGCAAATCTTCTTCCCGGCTGCAATTCTAATTTAGTTGCTGGTATGATTATCGCAACTGTGGAAATTGTTCACGGCATCAGGTCTTGCAAACTTCGCGACACTTTGAATGGTGAGGTGGCCGTCTGGAAAAATAAATTGGAAGCCTTTGAGAAGCTTGGCATGAGCGTGGATTTTGTATTTCCTAGGTTAAACCAACTTCAGAAACTATCCGAAAAGGCACTGATAAGGCATCAATATCAACAAATGTATCCAGAATGA
- the LOC113327856 gene encoding uncharacterized protein LOC113327856: protein MFPSLFKIAGVKHGSVRDHISEDNNCWSFHFKRILRDVEVTQLMSMLLLIGDSPPSLSNLPDSRSWTPSSSGTFSVKSTYLSLSEFPRDPSSPPFPYKSIWNNHVPPKVCFFYWTAALCKISTQDSLQHRSYSLASRCPLCKSERESTQHLLLSSQFTRTVWSLILPNHIPWNPPPSIIHLAQSWSFKDINGLAKEIWDMVPAAIIWVIWNERNNRIFEENYLSNFQISVEVKALILAWSSAFKRNFNFRLDECIFSWESMFH from the coding sequence ATGTTCCCTTCACTTTTCAAGATTGCTGGAGTTAAGCATGGCTCAGTTCGAGATCACATTTCTGAAGACAATAATTGTTGGTCCTTTCATTTCAAAAGAATCCTTAGAGATGTTGAAGTAACCCAACTCATGTCCATGTTGTTGCTAATCGGGGATTCTCCCCCATCTCTGTCTAACTTGCCTGATTCAAGGTCATGGACTCCATCATCTTCTGGCACTTTTAGTGTCAAATCCACTTACTTATCGCTCTCGGAGTTCCCTCGGGATCCTTCATCCCCTCCTTTCCCGTACAAGTCCATCTGGAACAACCATGTCCCCCCAAAGGTATGTTTCTTTTATTGGACTGCAGCACTATGTAAAATTTCCACTCAAGATTCCCTCCAGCATAGATCTTACAGTCTCGCGAGCCGTTGTCCCTTGTGCAAATCTGAGCGTGAATCTACCCAACACCTTTTACTGTCCAGCCAATTCACTCGAACAGTATGGTCTCTAATCCTCCCCAACCATATCCCTTGGAATCCACCACCATCAATTATCCACCTCGCTCAATCTTGGTCATTTAAAGACATTAATGGTCTGGCAAAGGAAATTTGGGACATGGTTCCGGCGgctattatatgggttatctggAATGAGCGAAACAACCGAATCTTTGAAGAAAACTATCTTTCGAATTTTCAAATCAGTGTGGAGGTCAAAGCATTGATCTTGGCTTGGAGCTCTGCCTTCAAAAGGAATTTCAACTTCAGGCTTGATGAGTGCATATTTTCTTGGGAAAGCATGTTCCACTGA